From a region of the Kaistia sp. 32K genome:
- a CDS encoding 5-formyltetrahydrofolate cyclo-ligase yields MTTETDTTTKNQLRAAALARRDGLSIAARQHAVDGFLRHGVEWFEPAGRIVSGYWPIRSEADPRPLIEGARAAGATIALPVLVDAETLRFRRWEAGAELHPAGFGTVGPSADAPFVMPDVILLPLAAFDRRGHRIGYGKGHYDRAVAAIFASGARPLLVGLAFAVQEVDKVPFETHDIPLDYILTEAERITALKSG; encoded by the coding sequence ATGACGACCGAGACGGATACCACCACCAAGAATCAGCTGCGCGCCGCCGCGCTCGCCCGGCGCGACGGGCTCTCGATTGCCGCGCGCCAGCACGCCGTCGACGGCTTCCTGCGCCACGGCGTCGAGTGGTTCGAGCCGGCGGGCCGCATCGTCTCCGGCTACTGGCCGATTCGCAGCGAGGCGGATCCGCGTCCGCTGATCGAAGGCGCGCGCGCCGCCGGCGCCACCATCGCGCTGCCCGTGCTCGTCGATGCCGAGACGCTGCGCTTCCGCCGCTGGGAGGCCGGGGCGGAGCTGCATCCGGCCGGTTTCGGCACCGTCGGCCCGTCGGCGGACGCGCCCTTCGTCATGCCGGATGTCATCCTGCTGCCGCTCGCCGCCTTCGATCGGCGCGGCCACCGGATCGGCTACGGCAAGGGCCACTATGACCGCGCCGTCGCCGCCATCTTCGCGTCCGGCGCACGCCCGCTTCTGGTCGGGCTTGCCTTCGCGGTTCAGGAGGTCGACAAAGTTCCTTTTGAGACGCACGACATCCCCCTCGACTACATCCTGACCGAGGCTGAACGGATCACTGCGCTGAAATCCGGCTGA
- the tkt gene encoding transketolase, whose product MTAPETHKRMANAIRALAMDSVEKAKSGHPGMPMGMADVATVLFSRFLKYDVNAPFWPDRDRFILSAGHGSMLIYSVLHLLGSKELPISELQNFRQLHSKTPGHPENFMTPGVETTTGPLGQGLAMSVGFALAERMLAAEYGADLVDHYTYVIAGDGCLMEGVSHEAIDLAGHLKLNKLIVLFDDNGITIDGHTDLSTSVDQVARFKASGWNAERVDGLDPEEVAAAIERARNSDRPTLIACKTIIGYGAPTKADSHASHGSALGDKEIAGAREALGWPYAPFEIPDDVYAAWHGAAAKSAEPRAAWEARLAAADAAVRSEFERRMKGELPAGLDAAVDAYKKTLSETKPKVATRKSSEMALDMLATVVPELAGGSADLTGSNLTRAKAQQPLTPDDYSGRYIHYGIREFGMSAAMNGIALHGGFIPYGGTFLVFTDYARPAIRLSALMGERVIYVMTHDSIGLGEDGPTHQPVEHVAALRAIPHLRVFRPADAVEVAEVWQIAIESPHNPSVLALSRQNLPTLRTEHVSENKSARGAYLIAGPETADVTLFATGSEVEIAVNAKAKIEEAGRTARVVSVPSFELFELQDDAYKAATIGNSKVRVGIEAAIRLGWDRFIGVDGIFIGMNGFGASAPADQLYEYFGITAQHAADAALARLNTNA is encoded by the coding sequence ATGACAGCTCCTGAAACTCACAAGCGCATGGCAAACGCCATCCGTGCGCTCGCGATGGATTCGGTCGAAAAGGCCAAGTCCGGCCATCCCGGCATGCCGATGGGCATGGCCGACGTCGCCACGGTGCTGTTTTCGCGGTTCCTGAAATACGATGTCAACGCGCCGTTCTGGCCCGACCGGGATCGCTTCATCCTGTCGGCCGGCCATGGCTCGATGCTGATCTATTCCGTCCTGCACCTGCTCGGCTCGAAGGAACTGCCGATCAGCGAACTGCAGAATTTCCGCCAGCTTCATTCGAAGACCCCGGGTCATCCCGAGAACTTCATGACGCCCGGCGTCGAGACGACGACGGGTCCGCTCGGCCAGGGTCTCGCCATGTCGGTCGGCTTCGCGCTGGCCGAGCGCATGCTCGCCGCCGAATACGGCGCCGACCTCGTCGATCACTACACCTATGTGATCGCGGGCGACGGCTGCCTGATGGAAGGCGTCAGCCATGAGGCGATCGATCTCGCCGGCCATCTGAAGCTCAACAAGCTTATCGTCCTGTTCGACGACAACGGCATCACCATCGACGGCCACACCGATCTCTCGACCTCGGTCGACCAGGTGGCCCGCTTCAAGGCGAGCGGCTGGAACGCCGAGCGCGTCGACGGCCTCGATCCGGAGGAAGTCGCCGCGGCCATCGAGCGCGCCCGCAATTCCGACCGCCCGACCCTGATCGCCTGCAAGACGATCATCGGCTACGGCGCGCCGACCAAGGCCGACAGCCATGCCTCGCACGGCTCGGCGCTCGGCGACAAGGAAATCGCCGGCGCCCGCGAGGCGCTCGGCTGGCCCTACGCGCCGTTCGAGATCCCGGACGACGTCTACGCCGCCTGGCATGGCGCCGCCGCCAAGTCGGCTGAACCGCGCGCCGCGTGGGAGGCCCGCCTCGCCGCCGCCGACGCCGCCGTGCGTTCGGAATTCGAGCGCCGCATGAAGGGCGAGCTGCCGGCCGGCCTCGACGCCGCCGTCGACGCCTACAAGAAGACCCTGTCGGAGACGAAGCCGAAGGTCGCCACCCGCAAGTCGTCCGAAATGGCGCTCGACATGCTGGCGACCGTGGTTCCGGAACTGGCTGGCGGCTCGGCCGACCTCACCGGCTCGAACCTGACCCGCGCCAAGGCGCAGCAGCCGCTGACCCCGGACGACTATTCCGGCCGCTACATCCACTACGGCATCCGCGAGTTCGGCATGTCGGCGGCGATGAACGGCATCGCGCTGCATGGCGGCTTCATCCCGTATGGCGGCACCTTCCTGGTGTTCACCGACTATGCCCGTCCGGCCATCCGCCTGTCGGCGCTGATGGGCGAGCGCGTGATCTACGTCATGACGCATGACTCGATCGGCCTCGGCGAAGACGGCCCGACCCACCAGCCGGTGGAGCATGTCGCGGCACTCCGGGCGATCCCGCATCTGCGCGTCTTCCGTCCGGCCGACGCGGTCGAAGTGGCCGAAGTCTGGCAGATCGCGATCGAGAGCCCGCACAATCCGTCGGTTCTCGCGCTGTCGCGCCAGAACCTGCCGACGCTGCGCACCGAGCACGTCTCGGAGAACAAGTCGGCCCGCGGCGCCTATCTGATCGCCGGTCCGGAGACCGCCGACGTGACGCTGTTCGCGACGGGTTCCGAGGTCGAGATCGCCGTCAACGCCAAGGCGAAGATCGAGGAAGCCGGCCGCACGGCCCGCGTCGTCTCGGTGCCGAGCTTCGAGCTGTTCGAGCTGCAGGACGACGCCTACAAGGCGGCGACCATCGGCAATTCGAAGGTCCGCGTCGGCATTGAGGCCGCCATCCGTCTCGGCTGGGACCGCTTCATCGGCGTCGACGGCATCTTCATCGGCATGAACGGCTTCGGCGCCAGCGCGCCGGCCGACCAGCTGTACGAGTATTTCGGCATCACGGCGCAGCATGCCGCCGATGCGGCGCTGGCGCGGTTGAACACCAACGCCTGA
- a CDS encoding thiamine phosphate synthase → MAKKKKAPPPEPFARLCLVTPAGLDPEAFAPVLDAALKAGDVATLFIVSETSNSGELQRIAEALVPVAQANGVAAIVANDTRLFGRARADGLHVDTGLAELKDAIEALRPDHIVGAGGVATRHDAMLAAETDCDYIFFGRFDGDTGPQSFDKSFDLAAWWSAMFEIPAIVMGGNTLASVEPAVDAHIEFVALRSAIWNHADGPAAAVAEVNRILAARQAETAP, encoded by the coding sequence ATGGCCAAGAAGAAAAAAGCCCCTCCGCCGGAGCCGTTTGCGCGCCTCTGCCTCGTCACGCCGGCGGGTCTCGACCCCGAGGCTTTCGCGCCGGTGCTCGACGCCGCGCTGAAGGCGGGCGACGTAGCGACGCTGTTCATCGTCTCCGAAACGTCGAACTCCGGCGAATTGCAGCGCATCGCCGAGGCGCTGGTGCCGGTTGCCCAGGCCAATGGCGTCGCCGCGATCGTCGCGAACGATACGCGCCTGTTCGGCCGCGCCCGCGCCGACGGCCTGCATGTCGATACCGGCCTCGCCGAGCTGAAGGACGCCATCGAGGCGCTGAGGCCCGACCATATCGTCGGCGCCGGCGGCGTCGCGACGCGGCACGACGCCATGCTCGCGGCCGAAACCGACTGCGACTACATCTTCTTCGGCCGCTTCGACGGCGACACCGGCCCGCAGAGCTTCGACAAGAGCTTCGACCTCGCCGCGTGGTGGTCGGCCATGTTCGAGATCCCCGCGATCGTGATGGGCGGCAACACGCTCGCCTCGGTCGAGCCCGCTGTCGACGCCCATATCGAGTTCGTGGCGCTGCGCTCGGCGATCTGGAACCATGCCGACGGTCCGGCGGCGGCGGTGGCCGAAGTCAACCGCATCCTCGCGGCGCGCCAGGCCGAAACCGCCCCATGA
- a CDS encoding tetratricopeptide repeat protein, with protein sequence MTSRAAILAVLLLGTALPAIGAEKAPPVPVAKPATASGGLTTGSTKPAEQKPVTVEPVLGGSTLGVPPPAAGLMPNADDLLKSGRALNDEGEGDQAFGAFQRGLYLTAFTVAISRAERGDAAAATLLGRLYGEGLGVKQNDKAAAAWYQQGALAGDPNAQLALGLLYLDGRGVKKDRAKAADAFEQAAEWNEPQALYNLGLLYLDGTVRPKDSEKAASLFSKSAGQGNIDAQFALSQLYAEGEGVLLDDGISTMWMAKAAKAGHPDAAVEYGIRLFNGIGTKKDIIAAAGWFRRAAESGNPVGQNRYARVLATGMGTPRDPVQAARWHLIASKLGVKDAWLDDFVSKLSDADRKAAEIAAERWPAGG encoded by the coding sequence ATGACAAGCCGGGCCGCGATCCTTGCTGTGCTTCTGCTCGGAACGGCCTTGCCGGCGATCGGCGCCGAGAAGGCGCCGCCCGTGCCGGTCGCCAAGCCGGCCACCGCCAGCGGCGGGCTGACGACCGGCTCGACGAAGCCGGCGGAGCAGAAGCCGGTGACGGTCGAACCGGTGCTCGGCGGCAGCACGCTCGGCGTTCCGCCGCCGGCCGCCGGGCTGATGCCGAACGCCGACGACCTCCTGAAGTCCGGCCGCGCGCTCAACGACGAGGGCGAGGGCGACCAGGCTTTCGGCGCCTTCCAGCGCGGGCTCTATCTGACCGCCTTCACCGTGGCGATATCGCGGGCCGAACGCGGCGACGCCGCGGCGGCGACGCTGCTCGGCCGCCTCTATGGCGAGGGCCTCGGCGTCAAGCAGAACGACAAGGCCGCCGCCGCCTGGTACCAGCAGGGGGCGCTCGCCGGCGATCCCAACGCGCAGCTGGCGCTGGGCCTGCTCTATCTCGACGGCCGCGGCGTCAAGAAGGACCGCGCCAAGGCGGCCGACGCGTTCGAGCAGGCGGCCGAATGGAACGAGCCGCAGGCGCTCTACAATCTCGGCCTGCTCTATCTCGACGGCACGGTGCGGCCGAAGGATTCCGAAAAGGCGGCGTCGCTGTTCAGCAAGTCGGCCGGGCAGGGCAACATCGACGCGCAGTTCGCGCTGTCGCAGCTCTATGCCGAGGGCGAGGGCGTGCTGCTCGACGACGGCATCTCGACGATGTGGATGGCGAAGGCGGCAAAGGCCGGCCATCCCGACGCGGCGGTCGAATACGGCATCCGCCTGTTCAACGGCATCGGCACCAAGAAGGACATCATCGCCGCCGCCGGCTGGTTCCGTCGCGCGGCCGAATCCGGCAATCCGGTCGGCCAGAACCGCTATGCCCGCGTGCTCGCCACCGGCATGGGAACGCCGCGCGATCCGGTCCAGGCGGCGCGTTGGCACCTGATCGCCTCGAAGCTCGGCGTCAAGGACGCCTGGCTGGACGATTTCGTCTCCAAGCTCTCCGACGCCGACCGCAAGGCGGCCGAGATCGCAGCGGAACGCTGGCCCGCCGGGGGGTAG
- the ruvA gene encoding Holliday junction branch migration protein RuvA, whose protein sequence is MIGKLKGIVDSFGDDWVILDVGGVGYLVHCSSRTLQALPSPGEAAQLAIETYVREDMIKLFGFGADVEREWFRLLMTVQGVGSKVALAILGILKPADLATAIALQDKVQVARAPGVGPKVAARIVAELKDKAPAFSSVDPAVISLQEDLADRRAPLPVADAVSALTNLGYPQVQASAAVAAAARSAGEDATTETLIRLGLKELAR, encoded by the coding sequence ATGATCGGTAAGCTCAAGGGCATCGTCGACTCCTTTGGCGACGACTGGGTGATCCTCGATGTCGGCGGCGTCGGCTATCTCGTGCATTGCTCGAGCCGCACGCTGCAGGCCTTGCCGTCGCCCGGCGAGGCGGCGCAGCTTGCGATCGAGACCTATGTCCGCGAGGACATGATCAAGCTGTTCGGCTTCGGCGCCGATGTCGAGCGCGAATGGTTCCGGCTGCTGATGACGGTGCAGGGCGTCGGCTCCAAGGTGGCGCTCGCCATCCTCGGCATCCTGAAGCCGGCCGATCTCGCCACGGCCATCGCGCTGCAGGACAAGGTGCAGGTGGCGCGCGCGCCCGGCGTCGGCCCCAAGGTCGCGGCGCGCATCGTCGCCGAACTCAAGGACAAGGCGCCGGCCTTCTCCAGCGTCGATCCGGCCGTGATCTCGCTGCAGGAAGATCTTGCCGATCGCCGCGCGCCGCTGCCGGTCGCCGATGCCGTGTCGGCGCTGACCAATCTCGGCTATCCGCAGGTGCAGGCGAGCGCCGCCGTCGCCGCCGCCGCGCGCTCGGCTGGCGAGGACGCGACGACCGAGACGCTGATCCGCCTCGGCCTGAAGGAACTGGCGCGATGA
- a CDS encoding YebC/PmpR family DNA-binding transcriptional regulator has product MAGHSQFKNIMHRKGAADAKRSKAFAKLAREITVAAKLGLPDPKMNSRLRLAIQNARAENMPKDVVDRAIKKAAGADGENYDEMRYEGYGPGGIAVVVEALTDNKNRTASAVRSYFTRSGGALGETGAVSFMFDHVGQILYKAEVGSADKVLEAAIEAGADDVQSSEDGHEIITAFENLSDVSKALEETLGEPESVKAIWKPQNLVPVDEEKAAGVMKLIDALDDDDDVQNVYTNFEVSDEVMQKLTAA; this is encoded by the coding sequence ATGGCCGGACATTCACAATTCAAGAACATCATGCACCGCAAGGGTGCCGCCGACGCCAAGCGCTCGAAAGCCTTCGCCAAGCTGGCGCGTGAAATCACCGTCGCCGCCAAGCTCGGTCTGCCGGACCCGAAGATGAATTCGCGCCTGCGCCTGGCCATCCAGAACGCCCGCGCGGAAAACATGCCCAAGGACGTTGTCGATCGCGCCATCAAGAAGGCGGCCGGCGCCGATGGCGAGAACTATGACGAGATGCGCTACGAGGGTTACGGCCCCGGCGGCATCGCCGTCGTCGTCGAGGCGCTGACCGACAACAAGAACCGCACGGCGAGCGCGGTGCGCTCCTATTTCACCCGCTCCGGCGGCGCGCTCGGTGAAACCGGCGCGGTTTCCTTCATGTTCGATCACGTCGGCCAGATCCTGTACAAGGCCGAGGTCGGTTCGGCCGACAAGGTGCTCGAGGCGGCGATCGAAGCCGGCGCCGACGACGTGCAGAGCAGCGAGGACGGCCACGAGATCATCACCGCCTTCGAGAATTTGAGCGACGTTTCTAAGGCGCTCGAGGAGACGCTGGGCGAGCCGGAATCGGTCAAGGCGATCTGGAAGCCGCAGAACCTCGTCCCCGTCGACGAGGAAAAGGCGGCCGGCGTGATGAAGCTGATCGACGCGCTCGACGACGATGACGACGTCCAGAACGTCTACACCAACTTCGAAGTCTCCGACGAAGTCATGCAGAAGCTGACCGCCGCCTGA
- a CDS encoding cell division protein ZapA gives MSQVSVTINGKTYRMACDDGQEAHLEGLADRLNEIIGQLRQSFGEIGDQRLTVMAAITMGDDLAESRRQVRRLEAELAAMNETKAAVIARYEEAEANVARVVDLAASRLESLAEKLVAGDKRD, from the coding sequence ATGTCGCAGGTCAGCGTCACCATCAACGGCAAGACCTACCGGATGGCCTGCGACGACGGCCAGGAGGCCCATCTCGAGGGCCTCGCCGATCGTCTCAATGAAATCATCGGCCAGCTGCGCCAGAGTTTTGGCGAGATCGGCGACCAGCGCCTGACCGTCATGGCGGCGATCACCATGGGCGACGACCTCGCCGAATCACGGCGCCAGGTCCGCCGGCTCGAGGCCGAGCTCGCCGCGATGAACGAGACCAAGGCGGCTGTCATCGCGCGCTACGAGGAAGCGGAAGCGAACGTCGCGCGCGTCGTCGACCTCGCGGCGAGCCGCCTCGAGAGCCTCGCCGAGAAGCTCGTCGCCGGCGACAAGCGCGACTGA
- the ruvB gene encoding Holliday junction branch migration DNA helicase RuvB, translated as MSDSRLIDGAPQEDDVDRTLRPQVLADFVGQAQARANLSVFIEAARGRKEALDHVLFVGPPGLGKTTLAQIVSRELGVNFRATSGPVIAKAGDLAALLTNLEERDVLFIDEIHRLSPAVEEILYPAMEDFQLDLIIGEGPAARSVKIDLAKFTLVAATTRLGLLTTPLRDRFGIPVRLQFYTVEELELIVTRGARLMGVGMTADGATEIARRARGTPRVAGRLLRRVRDFALVEGPGTITREVADRALLRLEVDSMGFDSLDRRYMSTIAVSFGGGPVGIETIAAALSEPRDAIEEIVEPYLIQQGFVQRTPRGRLLTPHAFRHLGLAVPTTEIAAQIQMFDPGK; from the coding sequence ATGAGCGACAGCCGTTTGATTGACGGAGCCCCGCAGGAAGACGACGTCGACCGGACGCTGCGGCCGCAGGTTCTGGCAGATTTCGTCGGCCAGGCGCAGGCGCGCGCCAATCTCTCCGTCTTCATCGAGGCGGCGCGCGGGCGCAAGGAAGCGCTCGACCACGTGCTCTTCGTCGGGCCGCCCGGCCTCGGCAAGACGACGCTGGCACAGATCGTCTCGCGCGAGCTCGGCGTCAATTTCCGCGCCACCTCCGGCCCGGTCATCGCCAAGGCCGGCGATCTCGCGGCGCTTTTGACCAATCTCGAGGAGCGCGACGTCCTCTTCATCGACGAGATTCACCGGCTGAGCCCGGCGGTGGAAGAAATCCTCTATCCGGCGATGGAGGATTTCCAGCTCGACCTGATCATCGGCGAGGGGCCGGCGGCGCGCTCGGTCAAGATCGACCTCGCCAAGTTCACGCTTGTCGCCGCGACCACCCGCCTCGGCCTCCTGACGACGCCGCTGCGCGATCGCTTCGGCATTCCCGTCCGGCTGCAGTTCTACACGGTCGAGGAGCTCGAGCTGATCGTCACGCGCGGCGCCCGGCTGATGGGCGTCGGCATGACGGCCGACGGCGCTACCGAGATCGCCCGCCGCGCCCGCGGCACGCCGCGCGTCGCCGGAAGGCTGCTGCGCCGGGTGCGCGACTTCGCGCTCGTCGAGGGGCCGGGCACGATCACGCGCGAGGTCGCCGACCGGGCGCTGCTCCGCCTCGAGGTCGACAGCATGGGCTTCGATTCGCTCGACCGGCGCTACATGTCGACCATCGCCGTCTCCTTCGGCGGCGGACCGGTCGGCATCGAGACGATCGCGGCGGCGCTGTCGGAGCCGCGCGACGCGATCGAGGAGATCGTCGAGCCCTATCTGATCCAGCAGGGCTTCGTGCAGCGGACGCCGCGCGGGCGCCTCTTGACGCCGCACGCCTTTCGTCATCTTGGTCTCGCCGTGCCGACCACCGAAATTGCGGCCCAGATTCAGATGTTCGACCCCGGCAAATAG
- a CDS encoding DUF4164 domain-containing protein, with protein sequence MRGASPIEGALRRLSAALDGLEGAVDRRLNAGVRLGEIETEMQRIGLDRSRLAQSVDAAEARSERLEEANKEVSRRLVAAMETIRSVLERQDG encoded by the coding sequence ATGCGAGGGGCGTCGCCCATTGAAGGTGCGTTGCGGCGCTTGAGTGCGGCGCTGGACGGGCTGGAGGGAGCGGTCGACAGACGGCTCAACGCCGGTGTGCGCCTCGGCGAAATCGAAACGGAAATGCAGCGGATCGGCCTTGATCGCTCGCGTCTGGCGCAGTCAGTCGACGCGGCCGAAGCCCGCTCCGAGCGGCTCGAAGAGGCCAACAAGGAAGTCTCCCGCCGTCTCGTCGCCGCCATGGAAACGATTCGCTCCGTGCTCGAACGGCAGGACGGCTGA
- a CDS encoding inositol monophosphatase family protein encodes MARSALLNVMVNAVTKAGRPLARDFGEIENLQVSMKGPAEFVAAADRKAGQALVAELTKGRPGYGFLTKDRGVLAGSDETHRWILDPLAGASNFLHGIPVFGVALALEREGQIVAAVLFNPVTNDLYVSERGGGVFMNDRRLRVAGRVALADSVIGTSIPHLGTPDHAGAIRKMQNVMIEVAGLRASGSPAFDLAAVAAGRLDGFWQEGLQPWDIAAGTLFVREAGGKSTDLWGGEKMIDTKSICAGNEKIQARLLTAITAR; translated from the coding sequence ATGGCCCGCTCGGCCCTTCTCAACGTCATGGTCAACGCCGTCACGAAGGCCGGCCGCCCGCTCGCCCGCGATTTCGGCGAGATCGAGAACCTGCAGGTTTCGATGAAGGGCCCGGCCGAATTCGTCGCCGCCGCCGACCGCAAGGCCGGCCAGGCGCTGGTGGCGGAGCTGACCAAGGGCCGCCCCGGCTACGGCTTCCTGACCAAGGATCGCGGCGTCCTCGCCGGCTCGGACGAGACCCACCGCTGGATCCTCGACCCGCTCGCCGGCGCCAGCAACTTCCTGCACGGCATTCCCGTCTTCGGCGTCGCGCTGGCGCTGGAGCGGGAAGGGCAGATCGTCGCGGCCGTGCTGTTCAATCCGGTCACCAACGATCTCTACGTCTCCGAGCGCGGCGGCGGGGTGTTCATGAACGATCGCCGCCTGCGCGTCGCCGGTCGCGTCGCGCTCGCCGATTCCGTGATCGGCACCAGCATTCCCCATCTCGGCACGCCCGACCATGCCGGCGCCATCCGCAAGATGCAGAACGTCATGATCGAAGTGGCGGGCCTGCGCGCCAGCGGTTCGCCGGCCTTCGATCTCGCCGCCGTCGCCGCCGGTCGCCTCGACGGCTTCTGGCAGGAAGGCCTGCAGCCCTGGGATATCGCGGCCGGCACGCTGTTCGTCCGCGAGGCCGGCGGCAAGAGCACCGATCTCTGGGGCGGCGAGAAGATGATCGACACCAAGTCGATCTGCGCCGGCAACGAGAAGATCCAGGCCCGCCTGCTCACCGCCATCACCGCCCGCTGA
- a CDS encoding TIGR00282 family metallophosphoesterase, with protein MRLLFLGDIVGRTGRNAVIDQLPGLIDRYRLDFVVINGENAAGGFGMTEDIVRDVLDAGADVITTGNHAFDQREALVFSERQPRFLRPVNYPIGTPGKGANLFIARNGARVLVVNAMGRVFMDALDDPFAAVDREVSACPLGEQADAIIIDFHAEATSEKQAVGHHLDGRVTLVVGTHTHVPTSDCRILPGGTAYQSDAGMCGDYDSVLGMDKEEPVRRFLTKIPSGRFQPSNGPATLCGLCVDVDDTTGLARAVSPLALGGVLEERLPTFWG; from the coding sequence GTGCGACTGCTTTTCCTGGGGGATATCGTTGGCCGGACGGGCCGCAACGCCGTCATCGACCAGCTGCCGGGGCTGATTGACCGTTACAGGCTCGATTTCGTCGTCATCAATGGCGAGAATGCCGCCGGCGGCTTCGGCATGACCGAGGACATCGTCCGTGACGTGCTTGACGCCGGCGCCGACGTCATCACCACCGGCAACCACGCCTTCGACCAGCGCGAGGCGCTCGTCTTCTCCGAGCGGCAGCCGCGCTTCCTGCGCCCCGTCAATTATCCGATCGGCACGCCCGGGAAAGGCGCCAATCTCTTCATCGCCCGCAACGGTGCCCGCGTCCTCGTCGTCAACGCCATGGGCCGCGTCTTCATGGATGCGCTCGACGATCCGTTCGCGGCGGTCGACCGCGAGGTCTCGGCCTGTCCGCTCGGCGAGCAGGCGGACGCCATCATCATCGATTTCCACGCCGAGGCGACGAGCGAGAAGCAGGCGGTCGGCCATCATCTCGACGGCCGCGTCACCCTCGTCGTCGGCACGCATACCCATGTGCCGACCTCGGATTGCCGCATCCTGCCGGGCGGCACCGCCTACCAGTCGGACGCCGGCATGTGCGGCGATTATGATTCGGTGCTCGGCATGGACAAGGAAGAGCCGGTGCGCCGCTTCCTGACCAAGATCCCCTCCGGCCGCTTCCAGCCCTCGAACGGCCCGGCGACCTTGTGCGGGCTCTGCGTCGACGTCGACGACACCACCGGGCTCGCCCGCGCCGTCTCGCCGCTCGCCCTCGGCGGCGTGCTCGAGGAGCGGTTGCCGACCTTCTGGGGTTGA
- the ruvC gene encoding crossover junction endodeoxyribonuclease RuvC has product MNHTIRIIGIDPGLRRTGWGIVDSRGNQLSFVASGTVKAQLDGELAHRLVTLHQGLTAVMAQYSPDEAAVEQTFVNKDAGATLKLGHARGIALLVPALAGLSVAEYSPNAVKKTIVGAGHADKEQIRMMVKVLLPKAEFDTDDAADALGIAICHVHHRVSLARMMRTA; this is encoded by the coding sequence ATGAACCATACGATTCGCATCATCGGCATCGACCCCGGCCTCCGGCGCACCGGCTGGGGCATCGTCGACAGCCGCGGCAACCAGCTCTCCTTCGTCGCCTCCGGCACGGTCAAGGCGCAGCTGGACGGCGAGCTGGCGCACCGCCTGGTGACGCTGCATCAGGGCCTCACCGCCGTGATGGCGCAGTACAGCCCGGACGAGGCGGCGGTGGAGCAGACCTTCGTCAACAAGGACGCCGGCGCGACGCTGAAGCTCGGCCATGCGCGCGGCATCGCGCTGCTGGTGCCGGCGCTCGCCGGACTGTCGGTGGCGGAATATTCGCCGAACGCGGTCAAGAAGACGATCGTCGGCGCCGGCCACGCCGACAAGGAGCAGATCCGCATGATGGTGAAGGTGCTGCTGCCCAAGGCGGAGTTCGACACCGACGACGCGGCGGATGCGCTCGGCATCGCGATCTGCCACGTTCATCATCGCGTCTCGCTCGCCCGCATGATGCGGACGGCGTGA